One Suricata suricatta isolate VVHF042 chromosome 15, meerkat_22Aug2017_6uvM2_HiC, whole genome shotgun sequence DNA segment encodes these proteins:
- the RECQL4 gene encoding ATP-dependent DNA helicase Q4 isoform X7, with the protein MERLREVRERLQAWERAFRRRHGRRPGQEDVAAAPEETRALYREYRALKEAPGQAGGIGPRGPTQPLPAPADEVPEPSCWGPHLNRAATQSPHPPLSGPSPLRSARVYGERLKANLKGTLQAGPTLSRIPRTPRRLLSEMSTPGPPGAGAVLISPEEVSEAPLQPSGPQLRPGRLQQLQASLSLRLGSLDPGWLERCHNGAPDFLGASEACQPNLGAEQSQLLASGTPSALGPSTGLETQALQTAGVGAGSPQPGNSQSKKRKRNREPEGSPARTQQGNGQTGTLPQEAGTAGDAEDPSGKALWAQPPSGATASRAAVRNGGNYVRLNMKQKRYARGPALRGRLLRKQVRCRQALPSPHTASCHVTFFYGPQMWKQKWQRKGEHFGGGQHRGTVKNSCFRCGQLGHWSSQCLQPEHIPAPGKKGGEDEDGTQTLLTLEEAVQRTGTAGFSVSEEDPERAGPELLATMEQSVPQAPCLPPAVPPLYPPGPSGQVAETPAEVFQALEQLGHRAFRPGQEHVVMRILSGISTLLVLPTGAGKSLCYQLPALLYARRSPCLTLVISPLLSLMDDQVSGLPPCLKAACIHSGMTRKQRDSALKKVHAAQVHVLMLSPEALVGAGPGPSGCLPRLPPVAFACVDEAHCLSQWSHNFRPCYLRVCKVLRERMGVRCFLGLTATATRSTSRDVAQHLGVAEELVLRGPVTIPENLYLSVSMDRDPDQALVTLLQSDRFRNLNSVIIYCNRREDTERVAALLRTCLRQAPETVAEAYHAGMCGRERRRVQRAFMEGRLRVVVATVAFGMGLDRPDVRAVLHLGMPPSFESYVQAVGRAGRDGQPAHCHLFLQPQGQDLQELRRHVYAEGTDFLAVKKLVQCSFPPCTCARVDTQQPPEQEGAKSQERPGAVSPREAEPPSSKHTAPCLGHERALPVQQLVQALDMPEEAIETLLCYMELHPQRWLELLAPTYAHCHLRCPGGLPQLQALAHRCPPLAVWLAQQPPENIAAGSSSVEFDVVKLADSMGWKVAPAKRALRQLQWDPSLGTAPET; encoded by the exons ATGGAGCGGCTGCGGGAAGTGCGGGAGCGGCTGCAGGCTTGGGAGCGCGCGTTCCGGCGGCGGCACGGGCGGCGGCCGGGCCAG GAGGACGTGGCGGCGGCGCCTGAGGAGACCCGCG CGCTCTACCGGGAGTACCGCGCCCTGAAGGAGGCCCCGGGCCAGGCAGGAGGCATCGGACCCCGCGGCCCCACGCAGCCGCTTCCCGCGCCGGCAGACGAG GTGCCGGAGCCCAGCTGCTGGGGGCCCCACTTGAATCGGGCTGCGACCCAGAGTCCACATCCCCCTCTTTCTGGGCCAAGCCCTCTGCGATCTGCGCGGGTCTATGGAGAGAGGCTTAAGGCCAACCTAAAGGGCACCTTGCAG GCTGGGCCAACCCTGAGCCGCATACCCCGGACTCCACGAAGACTCTTGTCCGAGATGTCCACCCCAGGGCCACCAGGTGCAGGGGCTGTCCTCATCTCTCCGGAAGAAGTCAGCGAAGCGCCCCTCCAGCCTTCTGGGCCACAGCTGAGGCCGGGCCGCCTCCAGCAGCTACAGGCATCCCTGAGCCTGCGACTGGGCTCCCTAGACCCTGGCTGGCTAGAGCGGTGTCACAACGGGGCCCCAGATTTTCTGGGGGCTTCCGAAGCTTGCCAGCCTAACTTGGGTGCAGAGCAGTCACAGCTTCTGGCTTCAGGTACCCCATCTGCCCTTGGTCCCAGCACTGGCCTTGAGACTCAAGCCCTACAGACAGCTGGAGTCGGTGCAGGGAGTCCCCAGCCTGGCAACAGTCAAAGCAAGAAGCGGAAACGGAATAGGGAGCCAGAGGGGAGCCCTGCACGGACCCAGCAAGGCAATGGCCAAACAGGAACCCTGCCTCAGGAAGCTGGGACTGCAGGAGATGCAGAAGACCCTTCGGGGAAAGCCCTGTGGGCACAGCCCCCCAGTGGTGCCACAGCGTCCAG AGCAGCTGTGCGGAATGGAGGTAATTATGTGCGGCTCAACATGAAACAGAAGCGCTACGCGAGGGGCCCAGCTCTCCGTGGAAGGCTCCTCCGAAAGCAGGTGAGGTGTCGGCAGGCACTCCCTTCACCCCACACTGCCTCTTGCCATGTGACCTTCTTTTATGGCCCCCAGATGTGGAAGCAGAAGTGGCAGAGGAAAGGGGAGCATTTTGGaggtggtcagcacagaggcacAGTCAAGAATTCTTGCTTCCGGTGTGGGCAGCTAGGCCACTGGTCATCCCAGTGCCTGCAACCAG AGCACATCCCGGCGCCTGGGAAGAAAGGTGGTGAGGATGAGGATGGCACACAGACCCTGCTCACTTTGGAGGAAGCAGTCCAGAGGACAGGCACTGCCGGGTTCTCTG TTAGTGAAGAAGATCCAGAGCGTGCTGGGCCTGAGCTGTTGGCCACCATGGAACAGTCTGtgccccaggcaccctgcctacCCCCTGCCGTGCCGCCACTTTACCCACCAGGGCCCTCTGGGCAAGTGGCAG AGACACCAGCTGAGGTGTTCCAGGCCCTGGAGCAGCTAGGGCACCGTGCCTTCCGCCCCGGGCAGGAGCATGTGGTCATGCGGATCCTCTCTG GCATATCCACGCTGCTGGTGTTGCCCACCGGTGCTGGCAAGTCCTTGTGCTACCAGCTCCCTGCACTGCTTTATGCTCGGCGGAGCCCCTGCCTCACGCTGGTCATCTCTCCCCTCCTGTCTCTCATGGACGACCAG GTGTCTGGTCTGCCCCCATGCCTGAAGGCAGCATGCATCCATTCAGGCATGACCAGGAAGCAGCGGGACTCTGCCCTGaagaag GTTCACGCAGCCCAGGTGCATGTTCTGATGCTGTCACCCGAGGCACTGGTtggggctgggccagggcccTCTGGCTGCCTCCCTCGGCTCCCTCCAGTTGCCTTTGCCTGTGTTGATGAGGCCCACTGCCTGTCCCAGTGGTCCCACAACTTCCGGCCCTGCTACCTGCGTGTCTGCAAG GTGCTGCGGGAACGCATGGGTGTCCGCTGCTTTCTGGGTCTTACAGCCACGGCCACACGCAGCACCTCAAGAGATGTTGCCCAGCATCTAGGCGTGGCTGAGGAGCTTGTGCTCAGAGGGCCAGTCACCATCCCCGAGAACCTGTACCTCTCTGTGTCCATGGACAGGGACCCTGACCAG GCTCTGGTGACACTGCTGCAGAGTGATCGTTTTCGTAATCTGAACTCTGTCATCATCTACTGCAACAGACGTGAAGACACAGAGCGTGTTGCTGCACTGCTCCGCACCTGCCTGC GCCAGGCCCCTGAAACTGTGGCTGAAGCCTACCACGCTGGCATGTGTGGCCGGGAGCGGCGGCGGGTGCAGAGGGCCTTCATGGAGGGCCGGCTGCGGGTGGTGGTGGCCACGGTGGCCTTCGGGATGGGGCTGGACCGGCCAGACGTGCGAGCTGTGCTGCACCTGGGGATGCCCCCGAGCTTTGAGAGCTATGTGCAGGCTGTGGGCCGAGCTGGACGGGACGGCCAGCCTGCACACTGCCACCTCTTCCTACAGCCCCAG GGTCAGGACCTGCAGGAGTTACGTAGACACGTGTATGCCGAAGGCACCGACTTCCTTGCCGTGAAGAAGCTGGTACAGTGTTCGTTCCCGCCTTGCACCTGTGCCCGTGTTGACACCCAACAGCCCCCAGAGCAGGAGGGAGCCAAGAGCCAAGAGAGGCCTGGGGCTGTGTCCCCAAGggaagctgagccacccagcagcaaACACACAGCCCCGTGCCTGGGTCATGAGCGGGCACTCCCAGTACAGCAGCTGGTGCAGGCCCTGGACATGCCTGAGGAGG CCATTGAGACCCTGCTGTGCTACATGGAGCTACACCCACAACGCTGGCTGGAGCTGCTGGCACCCACATATGCCCACTGCCACCTGCGCTGTCCTGGgggcctcccccagctccaggccctggccCACAG GTGTCCTCCACTGGCTGTCTGGTTAGCCCAGCAGCCACCCGAGAACATAGCTGCAGGAAGCTCTTCTGTAGAGTTTGACGTGGTTAAGCTGGCCGACTCGATGGGCTGGAAGGTGGCCCCTGCAAAGCGGGCTCTCCGTCAACTGCAGTGGGACCCGAGTCTCGGGACAG CCCCGGAGACTTGA